In Kiritimatiellales bacterium, a genomic segment contains:
- a CDS encoding 1,3-beta-galactosyl-N-acetylhexosamine phosphorylase N-terminal domain-containing protein → MNSGIYRFKWIVAVLLLYFNYNFSDATLTISPAQTNVVISWTGATGQLYSVSSSSDLNSGAWTRVGNLLAGNGAELSVTNRLKEKEFFRVAPDAGPMTTLMWNLGTAPLEPARIIAAGGNTVWMIARAGSKAVEEAGLTAMQTYKVLNNADWPVLYPQYRPRRFIASKPVTAANSGALIVNLLDGYPESYRLEEDLFFRPYWKVWNRTARTEIPADGWGYTDGTIEIFSAAAGSEYSAGFSIVDEDTGIRLDMFSTNAQQIVLNDYQRILDLDVASMVRPTQFAFYFFNQLYPTGAFRDWYGPCMILGRSFIERYEARFNKTFDLNSLFDFGVVRSTNDEKHAGYLELLELQREVAQDFAPRFTAGFHQHRRNVRVRMFWGDSWVGLEPSSPDFISAGFDEIVTAVSVPQDVRRLMTVDHRVRRSSRIGFWEVEPGNGINRFAADWAAFLRAALREFPEGISLGGPPVVRLMNEEPGFEDYMTARFAEFNFLYRLLNGKKAYVHDLKIGVLNSYGALRAWPREFTMNWSQRLWKRLTDLPVDVQWLSFDEILAAGIPADIDVLINAGEAGSAWSGGEEWTPAAAAAIEAFVNSGGAFIGIDAPGVTGGVCVLSNLLGVAYNGAATERAALKIFNGEDAIRRFISPVPNAAWPILNLKPQIAAELGMETQIGSALYNSKMTALPAAERLDTAATQALFTRRNSGAGTAWYLSGVPATEPGFDFFKRLMFHAAGKSGRLQLLDCKTAGGFVYYYPEGNLLIAYNQTGVPHIELCLGLFAGAGTVTLKNITANTGEVSFSGAALMNEAVSVAVPADEFAVWQVVEN, encoded by the coding sequence TTTCGGATGCAACACTGACCATTTCTCCGGCGCAAACAAATGTTGTGATTTCATGGACTGGCGCAACGGGACAGCTTTATTCGGTTTCATCTTCATCCGATTTAAATTCCGGCGCGTGGACGCGCGTCGGCAATCTGCTCGCCGGAAACGGCGCGGAACTTTCCGTTACAAACCGGTTGAAGGAAAAAGAATTTTTCCGCGTGGCGCCGGACGCCGGACCAATGACAACATTGATGTGGAACCTTGGCACTGCGCCGCTTGAACCGGCGCGCATCATCGCCGCCGGCGGAAACACCGTCTGGATGATCGCGCGGGCGGGGTCCAAAGCTGTAGAAGAAGCTGGGCTTACGGCGATGCAAACCTATAAAGTGCTGAACAATGCGGACTGGCCGGTCTTATATCCGCAATACCGGCCGCGCCGTTTCATTGCATCGAAACCGGTAACCGCCGCAAATTCCGGCGCGCTCATTGTGAATTTACTGGACGGATATCCCGAATCGTACCGGCTGGAAGAGGATCTGTTTTTTCGTCCATACTGGAAAGTATGGAACAGAACGGCGCGCACAGAAATTCCGGCGGACGGATGGGGTTATACAGACGGCACCATTGAAATTTTTTCCGCCGCTGCCGGCAGTGAATACAGCGCCGGTTTTTCGATTGTGGATGAAGACACCGGCATCCGGCTGGATATGTTTTCAACCAATGCGCAACAGATCGTGCTCAACGATTATCAGCGCATTCTTGATCTTGATGTCGCGTCCATGGTTCGCCCGACTCAGTTTGCATTTTATTTTTTCAATCAGCTTTATCCCACCGGCGCGTTCCGTGACTGGTATGGACCCTGCATGATTCTCGGACGCAGCTTTATTGAGCGTTATGAAGCGCGCTTTAACAAAACCTTTGATCTGAACAGCCTGTTTGATTTCGGTGTGGTTCGCTCAACGAACGACGAAAAGCATGCCGGTTATCTGGAATTGCTGGAACTTCAACGTGAAGTTGCACAGGATTTTGCGCCGCGTTTTACCGCCGGATTTCATCAGCACCGCCGCAATGTCCGCGTCCGGATGTTCTGGGGCGATTCGTGGGTCGGCCTTGAACCGTCATCTCCGGATTTTATTTCCGCTGGTTTTGACGAAATTGTTACGGCCGTTTCTGTTCCGCAGGACGTTCGCCGGTTGATGACGGTGGACCACCGTGTGCGCCGCAGTTCGCGCATTGGATTCTGGGAAGTTGAACCGGGCAATGGAATCAACCGGTTCGCCGCAGACTGGGCGGCGTTTCTGCGGGCGGCGCTGCGGGAATTCCCGGAAGGCATCAGTCTCGGCGGTCCGCCGGTCGTCAGGCTGATGAATGAAGAACCCGGCTTTGAAGATTATATGACCGCGCGGTTTGCCGAGTTTAATTTTTTATATCGTCTGCTCAACGGAAAAAAAGCGTACGTACATGATCTGAAAATCGGTGTGCTCAATTCCTACGGCGCACTGCGCGCCTGGCCGCGCGAATTTACAATGAACTGGTCACAGCGGCTGTGGAAGAGATTAACCGATCTGCCGGTGGATGTGCAGTGGCTCAGTTTTGATGAGATTCTCGCCGCCGGAATTCCGGCGGATATTGATGTTTTAATTAATGCCGGCGAAGCGGGCAGCGCCTGGAGCGGCGGCGAGGAATGGACGCCGGCGGCGGCGGCGGCGATTGAAGCGTTTGTAAATTCCGGCGGCGCATTTATCGGCATCGACGCTCCCGGCGTTACCGGCGGTGTGTGCGTACTGTCGAACCTGCTCGGCGTTGCATATAACGGCGCCGCAACGGAGCGGGCGGCACTGAAAATTTTTAACGGCGAAGATGCAATCCGCCGGTTTATTTCTCCGGTGCCGAATGCGGCCTGGCCGATACTGAATTTAAAACCGCAGATCGCGGCGGAACTCGGCATGGAAACGCAGATCGGCAGTGCGCTGTATAATTCAAAAATGACGGCACTGCCGGCAGCGGAACGGCTGGACACGGCGGCGACTCAGGCGCTGTTTACGCGCCGGAATTCCGGCGCCGGTACCGCGTGGTATCTTTCCGGTGTTCCTGCCACGGAACCGGGCTTCGATTTTTTTAAACGGCTGATGTTTCATGCCGCCGGAAAATCCGGACGGCTGCAGCTGCTGGATTGTAAAACCGCCGGCGGATTTGTTTATTACTATCCGGAAGGGAATCTTTTAATCGCATATAATCAAACCGGTGTGCCGCACATAGAACTTTGTCTTGGACTTTTTGCCGGCGCCGGAACCGTGACACTGAAAAACATCACTGCAAATACCGGCGAAGTTTCTTTTTCCGGCGCAGCGCTGATGAACGAAGCAGTTTCGGTGGCAGTTCCGGCAGATGAATTTGCCGTTTGGCAGGTTGTAGAAAACTAA
- a CDS encoding PEP-CTERM sorting domain-containing protein (PEP-CTERM proteins occur, often in large numbers, in the proteomes of bacteria that also encode an exosortase, a predicted intramembrane cysteine proteinase. The presence of a PEP-CTERM domain at a protein's C-terminus predicts cleavage within the sorting domain, followed by covalent anchoring to some some component of the (usually Gram-negative) cell surface. Many PEP-CTERM proteins exhibit an unusual sequence composition that includes large numbers of potential glycosylation sites. Expression of one such protein has been shown restore the ability of a bacterium to form floc, a type of biofilm.) produces MRKKWMSIIGIIALWSGVIHADLALRLTGTAQALNAGSVWEFEFTIDGSGNVTVSAGAADQFFTSVADGAAAVVGMVTDTALFNTSFSLQMTNNGDSFGFHTNNATFGRFGVNSFSTTAEATGNRYRIDESSGELIYFDWDLTGLPTGYTFQMTGLETGYANSNGNYSVNGVTDAGFVKNNKDIIYLSTTPAFTGGSNPAPITIGAVNGGDIAPGSIVFSIVPIPEPATAGLVSISTAVLLLFRRLKK; encoded by the coding sequence ATGAGAAAGAAATGGATGAGTATCATTGGAATAATCGCATTGTGGAGCGGAGTCATACATGCGGATCTTGCTTTACGTTTAACGGGGACTGCACAAGCTCTTAATGCCGGAAGCGTGTGGGAATTCGAATTCACGATCGACGGTTCAGGAAATGTGACTGTATCCGCCGGCGCAGCTGATCAGTTTTTTACAAGCGTAGCTGACGGCGCCGCCGCCGTTGTCGGAATGGTTACGGATACAGCGCTGTTTAACACCTCGTTTTCATTGCAAATGACGAACAACGGAGATTCTTTCGGATTTCATACAAATAATGCAACCTTTGGACGGTTCGGCGTTAATTCTTTTTCGACGACTGCAGAAGCCACCGGAAATCGTTACCGTATTGACGAATCCTCCGGAGAATTGATCTATTTTGACTGGGATTTAACCGGTCTGCCAACCGGATACACCTTCCAGATGACAGGACTGGAAACCGGTTATGCAAATTCGAACGGGAATTATTCGGTTAACGGCGTAACGGATGCCGGGTTCGTGAAGAACAATAAGGATATTATTTATCTTTCGACGACGCCGGCGTTTACCGGAGGCTCAAATCCTGCGCCGATTACAATCGGTGCGGTGAATGGCGGCGACATCGCGCCCGGCTCGATCGTGTTCTCAATTGTTCCGATCCCGGAGCCGGCGACTGCCGGACTGGTTTCAATTTCGACGGCGGTGCTGCTGCTGTTCCGCCGGCTTAAAAAATAA
- a CDS encoding PEP-CTERM sorting domain-containing protein (PEP-CTERM proteins occur, often in large numbers, in the proteomes of bacteria that also encode an exosortase, a predicted intramembrane cysteine proteinase. The presence of a PEP-CTERM domain at a protein's C-terminus predicts cleavage within the sorting domain, followed by covalent anchoring to some some component of the (usually Gram-negative) cell surface. Many PEP-CTERM proteins exhibit an unusual sequence composition that includes large numbers of potential glycosylation sites. Expression of one such protein has been shown restore the ability of a bacterium to form floc, a type of biofilm.), translated as MRKKWMSVVGIIVLCSGIIHADLYLTLTGGAANIASAGSVWEFDFTIDGSGNITVSAGTADQFFTSVAGGVAAVAETIADSALFNTSFSLKMTSNGDSFGIHPTGRFGVNTYSTSAEAAGERLRISRDETITFDWDLTGLPTGYTFQMDAFTTGYANSNGNYSINGVTNTNPGYVRNGSGDVELSTPVFTGGSDPAPITIGVTGDGDIGIGPVRFVITPVPEPATAGLVSISAAALLLFRRFRT; from the coding sequence ATGAGAAAGAAATGGATGAGTGTCGTTGGGATAATCGTATTGTGCAGCGGGATAATACATGCGGATCTTTATTTAACGTTAACAGGCGGGGCTGCAAATATTGCGAGCGCCGGCTCAGTGTGGGAATTCGATTTCACGATCGATGGTTCCGGTAATATCACTGTATCCGCCGGCACCGCTGATCAGTTTTTTACAAGCGTAGCCGGCGGTGTCGCCGCTGTTGCCGAAACGATTGCGGACTCGGCGTTATTTAATACCTCGTTTTCATTGAAAATGACGAGCAACGGAGATTCTTTCGGAATTCATCCAACTGGAAGATTTGGAGTTAATACTTATTCAACATCCGCAGAAGCAGCGGGGGAACGTCTCCGTATCAGCCGCGACGAAACAATTACGTTCGACTGGGATTTAACCGGTCTGCCTACTGGATATACATTCCAGATGGATGCTTTCACAACCGGTTATGCAAATTCCAACGGCAACTATTCAATTAACGGCGTGACGAATACAAATCCCGGGTATGTTCGCAATGGCAGTGGTGATGTTGAACTTTCAACTCCGGTATTTACCGGCGGTTCAGATCCTGCGCCGATTACAATTGGCGTAACTGGTGATGGTGATATCGGCATCGGTCCGGTCCGGTTTGTGATCACTCCGGTTCCGGAACCGGCGACTGCCGGGCTGGTTTCAATTTCGGCGGCAGCGCTGCTGCTGTTCCGCCGGTTTAGAACATAA
- a CDS encoding GntR family transcriptional regulator, with protein sequence MSEQRLPYGKIYDYVLEKIRTGKIGDKLPSVRELRRQFGFSIVTINKAYQHVISQGLVEVRSGQGCFIKAHEGEVLTEHKNAGFDRSVVMAYKDYFSATTWQVVHEIERLCRIKKFNLLNYKVNSADSLESLVKFIKKQQGVAGILLKGMEDLFYGHLDMLNTLNLPVVLLDSGVENLSEFPNTRSITPDFEQSGFLMAKTLLDHGCQKLAYVQTDTHQFFSIHGLQKSGIKRALREAGLSSRSLLSFMDSAADRNLGAHESGYRLIKQNAAKIKKTDGLIFSNSASAFAALRALAEAGIAVPDDVAVIGEGAYEYTQYTNPPLSTTGFRYSELADKGLDALFNSKTPQLQLLKPYVTVAGSIR encoded by the coding sequence ATGTCTGAGCAGCGGCTGCCGTATGGAAAAATTTACGATTATGTGCTGGAGAAAATCCGCACCGGAAAAATCGGCGACAAACTTCCGTCGGTTCGCGAACTGCGCCGGCAGTTCGGATTTTCAATCGTCACGATCAATAAGGCGTATCAGCACGTCATTTCTCAGGGGTTGGTTGAGGTCCGTTCCGGTCAGGGCTGTTTCATTAAGGCGCATGAGGGCGAAGTATTGACGGAACATAAAAACGCCGGCTTTGACCGTTCTGTGGTGATGGCCTATAAAGATTATTTTTCGGCAACCACCTGGCAGGTGGTGCATGAAATTGAGCGCTTGTGCCGGATTAAAAAATTTAATCTGCTCAATTATAAAGTGAACTCCGCCGATTCGCTGGAGTCGCTGGTGAAGTTTATTAAAAAACAGCAGGGCGTCGCCGGAATTCTGCTGAAAGGAATGGAAGACCTTTTTTATGGCCATCTCGATATGCTGAACACGCTGAATCTGCCGGTGGTTCTGCTGGACAGCGGTGTGGAAAATCTTTCCGAGTTCCCGAATACGCGGTCGATTACGCCGGATTTTGAACAGAGCGGTTTTCTGATGGCGAAAACGCTGCTGGATCATGGCTGTCAAAAACTGGCGTATGTTCAAACGGATACACATCAGTTTTTCAGCATTCACGGCTTGCAGAAATCCGGCATTAAACGCGCGCTGCGCGAGGCCGGACTTTCCAGCCGGTCGCTGCTGTCATTCATGGATTCGGCGGCGGACCGGAATCTCGGCGCGCACGAATCGGGCTACCGGTTGATTAAACAGAACGCCGCGAAAATCAAAAAAACAGACGGATTGATTTTCAGCAATTCGGCATCGGCATTTGCAGCGTTACGCGCATTAGCGGAAGCCGGCATTGCGGTGCCGGACGATGTCGCGGTGATTGGCGAGGGCGCCTACGAATATACGCAATACACCAATCCGCCGCTTTCCACCACCGGTTTCCGGTATTCCGAACTGGCGGATAAAGGGCTGGACGCACTGTTTAATTCCAAAACGCCGCAGCTTCAACTGCTGAAGCCGTATGTCACCGTTGCCGGAAGTATCCGCTGA
- a CDS encoding sulfatase, which translates to MKQRKNILLIVAHDLGQHIGPYGVKTVNTPNLERMAARGTLFEKNFCTSPGCSPSRAAIFTGRYPHCNGVMGLTHADFLWRLNANEKHLAQVFKENGYDTCLLGNWHENNRINNVGYQTTVVRDGNQFELSSDVNQNATHPSAPDLAARADFYFGRIQNSDTPFFMYAGIFEPHRPFDFAGCVPDTEKGCWIPPYIPQETPEQRTAAEKEFGAVQGCIKQMDEAVGKLLDSLEAHGLKENTVVLFTSDHGLAMPRAKCTLYDAGIETPLILWGGGVPENIRYSNLISNVDYFPSLLEWANLPVPANVQGRSFMPQLTGRAHQPREEIFAEKTYHRDYDPIRCIRTERYKYIINFELNVAYDAPSDVQQGEIYRTAVEKYMELRPRYELYDLSADPWEQNNLSGMPEQTDVEKQLKEKLISWMKETGDPLLNGPVRSFYNRELLMELCR; encoded by the coding sequence ATGAAACAACGTAAAAATATCCTTTTGATTGTCGCACATGATCTCGGACAGCACATCGGCCCGTACGGCGTAAAAACTGTAAATACACCAAACCTTGAGCGGATGGCAGCCCGGGGAACGCTGTTTGAAAAAAACTTCTGTACGTCGCCGGGATGTTCGCCGTCACGCGCCGCGATTTTTACCGGACGCTATCCGCATTGCAACGGTGTAATGGGATTAACACACGCCGATTTTTTATGGCGGCTGAATGCCAATGAAAAACATCTCGCGCAGGTGTTCAAAGAAAACGGTTACGATACCTGCCTGCTCGGCAACTGGCACGAGAACAACCGAATTAATAATGTCGGCTATCAGACAACGGTCGTGCGTGACGGCAATCAATTTGAATTGAGTTCTGATGTAAATCAAAACGCAACACATCCAAGTGCACCGGATCTGGCGGCGCGCGCAGATTTTTATTTCGGCCGGATTCAAAATTCTGACACACCGTTTTTTATGTATGCCGGAATTTTTGAACCGCACCGTCCGTTTGATTTTGCCGGTTGTGTGCCGGACACCGAGAAAGGATGCTGGATTCCGCCGTATATTCCGCAGGAAACGCCGGAGCAGCGCACGGCGGCGGAAAAAGAATTCGGCGCGGTACAGGGTTGCATTAAACAGATGGATGAAGCCGTTGGAAAACTGCTCGACAGCCTGGAGGCGCACGGACTCAAAGAAAATACCGTGGTGCTGTTCACCTCCGATCACGGCCTCGCCATGCCGCGCGCGAAATGTACGCTGTACGACGCCGGAATTGAAACGCCGTTGATTTTATGGGGCGGCGGTGTGCCGGAAAATATCCGGTATTCAAATCTGATCTCGAATGTTGATTATTTTCCGTCACTTCTTGAATGGGCAAACCTTCCGGTTCCGGCAAATGTGCAGGGCAGAAGTTTTATGCCGCAACTTACCGGCAGGGCGCATCAGCCGCGAGAAGAAATCTTCGCCGAAAAAACATATCACCGCGATTACGATCCGATCCGCTGCATTCGCACAGAACGTTATAAATACATTATTAATTTTGAATTGAATGTTGCATACGACGCACCGTCAGATGTTCAGCAGGGTGAGATTTACCGGACCGCGGTTGAAAAATATATGGAGCTGCGTCCGCGATATGAACTGTATGATTTGAGTGCAGATCCGTGGGAACAGAATAACCTCAGCGGAATGCCGGAACAGACGGACGTTGAAAAACAGTTGAAAGAAAAATTGATCAGCTGGATGAAAGAAACCGGCGATCCGCTGCTGAACGGGCCGGTGCGGTCCTTTTATAACCGGGAACTGCTAATGGAACTTTGCAGATGA
- a CDS encoding glycosyl hydrolase, with protein MMKMRPAVKKEKMMQWILILGLFFNANAKSVEQVGNILLNSSAQTVNMPLFNCSLNGGGRYGLAIDWDVKSAGTNASLTVRLVPNRVSQNHWTRVYKLDTTGGANRVETTFLLPDGEIYKVRVLAGGELNAGIKKAVLCELPRLTTDELYGTNRLETVADPLFEPIAMCHHIDRLNAPAGRPAGWGAFTDSEADEALDILESSPTQWVRITMGWGEIEPQKGSYNQQYLARLEKIMDRLDAAGIRYYIQIGGTAGWASSSTEAPFWNYPPKDLVDWENIVRFLGERYGNRTCYWEILNEPDWHFWNGTVDEYAESLRRATVILKEINPEIQILHGGLSSDGVLAGPGIEQQWLQKMFDRGAGEYIDIFSQHMYTETVEDAIYRVNRFYNVMKKNGHGHKPLWLTEIGMSTFLKNGRGYSEDAQKKYLIDLYSVLVRHPKVEKIFWYNLRNKGTAPDDKESNFGIFLNDLSPRPAGNAYLQLEKPEFRKINRRFLSIDGL; from the coding sequence ATGATGAAGATGAGACCGGCAGTTAAAAAGGAGAAAATGATGCAATGGATTCTTATCCTGGGTCTGTTTTTCAATGCGAATGCAAAGAGTGTTGAACAGGTTGGGAATATACTGCTGAATTCGTCTGCTCAAACAGTAAATATGCCGTTATTCAATTGTTCACTGAACGGCGGAGGACGATACGGACTGGCTATTGACTGGGATGTGAAGTCTGCCGGAACAAATGCTTCGCTGACCGTGCGGCTGGTGCCGAACCGGGTAAGCCAAAATCACTGGACCAGAGTTTATAAACTGGATACGACCGGCGGGGCGAACCGGGTTGAAACCACATTTCTGCTGCCGGACGGAGAAATATATAAAGTTCGCGTACTCGCAGGAGGTGAATTAAACGCCGGCATTAAAAAAGCGGTTCTTTGTGAGCTTCCGCGACTGACCACAGACGAGCTGTATGGAACCAACCGGTTGGAAACGGTTGCCGATCCTTTATTTGAGCCGATTGCCATGTGCCATCACATTGACCGGCTTAATGCTCCTGCCGGTCGTCCCGCCGGCTGGGGTGCATTTACGGACAGTGAAGCAGATGAAGCACTGGATATTCTTGAGAGCAGTCCGACGCAGTGGGTGCGTATTACCATGGGCTGGGGCGAAATTGAACCGCAGAAGGGAAGTTATAATCAGCAGTATTTGGCGCGGCTTGAAAAAATTATGGACCGGCTGGATGCTGCCGGAATCCGGTATTATATACAAATTGGCGGTACCGCCGGATGGGCATCTTCCTCCACCGAAGCCCCGTTCTGGAATTATCCTCCGAAAGACCTGGTTGATTGGGAGAATATTGTGCGCTTTCTCGGAGAGCGTTACGGAAACCGCACCTGCTATTGGGAGATTTTAAATGAGCCGGACTGGCACTTCTGGAACGGGACCGTGGATGAATACGCCGAATCGCTGCGGCGGGCGACGGTAATTTTAAAAGAAATCAATCCGGAAATACAGATCCTTCATGGCGGGCTCTCCTCTGACGGTGTACTTGCCGGCCCGGGAATTGAACAGCAGTGGCTGCAGAAGATGTTTGATCGCGGCGCCGGAGAATATATCGATATTTTCAGCCAGCACATGTACACAGAAACGGTGGAAGACGCCATCTATCGAGTCAACCGGTTTTATAATGTCATGAAGAAAAACGGACACGGGCATAAACCTCTGTGGCTTACAGAAATAGGAATGAGCACTTTTTTAAAAAACGGCAGAGGCTATTCCGAGGATGCCCAGAAAAAATATCTGATCGATTTGTATTCTGTTCTGGTGCGGCACCCGAAAGTTGAGAAAATTTTCTGGTATAATCTGAGAAATAAGGGAACTGCACCGGATGATAAAGAGAGCAACTTCGGGATATTTCTAAACGATCTTTCTCCGCGCCCGGCCGGCAATGCATATCTTCAGCTTGAAAAGCCGGAGTTTCGGAAAATCAATCGCAGATTTTTAAGTATAGACGGGCTTTAA
- a CDS encoding MFS transporter has product MNKTGSGDKVSFWRKVGYGSGMLSYNIQANTLSQMANPVFNDCLGVDPRWIGTILGVSRIWDAVTDPIMGNISDNTRSRWGRRVPWITLSALLCGISFAAIWLFPRGMSESFYIFWLLLSSLIFYVGFTVFSVPYIALGMELSPDYHERTSVVAYRSVMAQFGGFVVSSLFWATSLTRWADRAEGMQYVGIAVGILVFLITLIPALTSREHPSLIAVGKKQNKTSIALSVKETMRHVPFLLLIGVTVFMLMGLTMVNHLGYYVGVYHVFGGNKGIESGRALAFMGYGYQIGTIAAIPVLTWISKRIGKRATMLGAMILAFFGTLSKWFCFSPANPHLIFIPSLVMAAGMAGVWTLINAMLPDVVDLDELKTGTRREGMFSAIYSWTFKMGVALALVLSGFILKWSGFNAALGAQQTPAAILTMRILFTAVPALVIVVGFILMRLYPLTEKRAYEIRKGLEARRNTAGV; this is encoded by the coding sequence ATGAATAAGACTGGATCGGGAGATAAAGTTTCTTTCTGGAGAAAAGTCGGGTACGGCTCCGGTATGCTTTCGTATAATATTCAGGCGAATACACTGTCACAGATGGCCAATCCTGTGTTCAACGACTGTCTCGGCGTTGACCCGCGCTGGATCGGAACAATTCTCGGCGTTTCACGAATATGGGATGCGGTGACCGATCCGATCATGGGGAATATTTCCGATAATACCCGGTCGCGCTGGGGGCGCCGGGTCCCGTGGATTACACTGTCAGCGCTCCTCTGCGGCATTTCATTCGCCGCAATCTGGTTGTTCCCCCGTGGAATGTCTGAAAGTTTTTATATTTTCTGGCTCCTGCTTTCATCGCTTATATTTTATGTCGGATTCACCGTTTTTTCTGTTCCGTATATTGCATTGGGAATGGAACTTTCGCCGGATTATCATGAACGTACCAGCGTGGTTGCATACCGTTCCGTGATGGCACAATTCGGCGGGTTTGTTGTTTCCAGTCTGTTCTGGGCAACGAGTCTGACGCGCTGGGCGGATCGCGCGGAAGGAATGCAGTATGTCGGCATCGCGGTCGGCATATTGGTTTTTCTAATCACATTAATTCCGGCACTCACATCCCGCGAACATCCTTCCTTGATAGCGGTGGGGAAAAAACAGAATAAAACATCAATTGCACTCAGTGTAAAAGAAACGATGCGGCACGTTCCGTTTCTTCTGCTGATCGGCGTGACAGTATTTATGCTGATGGGACTGACGATGGTCAATCATCTCGGTTATTATGTCGGCGTATACCATGTTTTCGGCGGCAACAAAGGCATTGAATCCGGGCGTGCACTCGCCTTTATGGGCTATGGATATCAGATCGGAACCATTGCCGCAATTCCGGTGCTGACTTGGATCTCCAAGCGGATTGGTAAGCGTGCCACCATGCTCGGCGCAATGATTTTGGCGTTCTTCGGCACGCTGTCAAAATGGTTCTGCTTTTCGCCGGCGAATCCGCATTTAATTTTCATTCCGTCGCTCGTTATGGCCGCCGGCATGGCCGGTGTGTGGACGCTGATTAACGCGATGCTTCCTGATGTGGTTGATCTGGATGAACTGAAAACCGGAACGCGCCGCGAAGGTATGTTCAGTGCAATCTACAGCTGGACATTTAAAATGGGCGTTGCGCTCGCGCTGGTTCTGTCCGGCTTTATTTTAAAATGGTCAGGCTTCAACGCTGCGCTCGGCGCACAGCAGACACCGGCGGCAATTTTAACCATGCGGATTCTGTTTACTGCCGTTCCGGCGCTTGTCATCGTCGTTGGATTCATTCTGATGCGTCTCTATCCGTTGACTGAAAAGCGCGCTTACGAAATCCGGAAAGGACTTGAAGCCCGCCGGAATACAGCCGGCGTATAA
- a CDS encoding serine dehydratase beta chain, which translates to MRYMVGMESLCELYRTGTGPSSSHTMGPRIAASTFLGKHPSAARYRITLYGSLASTGRGHPPDATLKQPLLII; encoded by the coding sequence ATGCGATACATGGTCGGCATGGAATCGTTGTGTGAGCTTTATCGTACCGGCACCGGACCGTCCAGCAGTCACACGATGGGACCGCGCATTGCGGCCTCAACATTTCTGGGAAAACATCCGTCCGCCGCACGCTACCGGATTACCCTTTACGGCAGTCTGGCGAGTACCGGGCGCGGACATCCGCCGGACGCCACGCTGAAGCAGCCTTTGCTGATCATTTAA